AATCATTGATATTTATATGGCAATGGGAGGAGTTCCTAAATATCTTTCTTACATAGCCCGAGGCAAATCTGCAGCTCAAACCATCAATGATGTGTGCTTTTCCCTAAATGGTGGGCTTTATAACGAATTTGACAATCTTTATAAGTCTCTTTTTGAGAACTATGAACACCATATAGCTATCGTAAAAGCCCTTGCTAAGGCTATAGATGGGCTTACAAAAAACGAGCTTTTAAACAAAACAAAATTAACTTCAGGTGGAACCTCAAGCAGAATTATTGAAGAGTTAATCGATGCGGGTTTTCTTATCCATGTCCCCTCCTTTAACAAAAAAAAGGCTGGAGGAATCTATCGCCTTATTGACGAATACTCTCTTTTTTACTTAACCTGGATTATAGAAAACTCTAAGATTGGCTTAGAAAGTGTTGATTCGGAATTCTGGATAAAAAAACAGAGCACATCTAAGTGGAATACATGGAGCGGGTGCGCCTTTGAATCTCTTTGCTTAAAACACATTCAGAAAATAAAAAAAGCGCTTGGTATTTCAGGTATAAGCACCATTGAATCAGGATGGCGCTATCTGCCTAAAAAAGCAATTAAGGAACAAGGAGCACAAATAGATCTTGTTATAGACAGAGCAGATAAATGTATCAATTTATGTGAAATGAAATATAGCTCTTCAGAATTTACTATCGATAAGCCTTATGAAGAAAAGCTGCAGAATAAAAAAAGTGTTTTTAGAGGACAAACAGAGACTACTAAAACTCTATTTGTGACCATGGTAACCACCTATGGTGTCAAAAAGAATGCGCATTATCTTTCAGTGGTTGATAATCAACTGACAATGGATGATCTTTTTTAAACTATCAGCCATATCCCGTTCCTAAAAGCATCTTTATGATTTTTTCACCTGATTTTTATATCATTCAGGCCTTGAACCATTCCAAAGCATCTGCCAAATTTTTCTGCTTCCCCAAGAAAAAAAACAGAAAATACCCTTTAATACCTGCCCTGTGGCGGCAAAAAAAAACCAGCCACCCTACCTGCTACTTTTAGCGTTGTACCTATTGCGCTTGTTTCTGCTGTATTGACAGCTGGGAACTTATCTGCTGCCATTGTCTTAATCGCTTCACATATTTGGTCTACTGCATGTAGGGGCAGATCCTTATTTTCTGATTTCGCATAGACAAAAAGAATTGTATCTGTTTGAGCTATATTGAAGATAGAAGCCCCATTATCTATACGCTCTTGATCTGTCGGTATGTAAACACGCGCAAAAAGCGGGTCGAAAGGAACTCCTTCTATGTACATCTTTTCTACAGCTTTTTGCAAAAGCTCTTTTTGATAAATTAACTGCTCATCTGCTTCTTTAGGTGTCTTTTTCTTTTGAAACAAAGACACAGGGTAATCACATTTAGGTGGTATTTGCGATAGGTCATGTTGCAAGCCATATGTATCCCACAATTGGAAATATCTCTCATTGACTAGATCTTGACGGTTCCTCAAAATGATCGCTGTGCAATGACACTCTTTTCCACCAATCGTATATTCTCGCTCCACACATGCAGAAGAAGAAGCGAAACCACCTAATTGTTCTAAAAGATGTGAAATCTTGTGAAGATCTACTATTTCGATGGGACGAGCTCGTAAATCCGCTTCAATTGCATCACAGATTTGATCTATCGTGCAAGTTGGCATATTATTTACTTCTGCTATACAAGCTTCTTCCTCTTTTAAAGGCACTACTTTAGTTTTATATTCAAAATAAATACTAGTTGCTCTAGCTATGATGGAAAGAGCCATTTTATTGACTCTACGCTCTTTATCAGTCAGCTGAAAAATACGTGTAAAAGCAGGATCAAAAGGAATCTCTTTATCAGACTCTTTCTGCTTATTATTCATAATATTTATGGCTCTCTGAAAAAGCCGTTTTTGATAAGACAACTGTTTTTCAAGCTGGTCAACTGTCTTCTTTTTTTCAGGCCAAATTGTGGATGCGTAATAACCACTATCGGGAACTTTATACTCTTCAGAGTTCTCTGGGGCACGGTCTTCCCAAAGCTGTTTATATTTTTGACCTACTACATCCTGATAATTTCTTATATTTATGGATGAATGGCT
This sequence is a window from Candidatus Rhabdochlamydia sp. T3358. Protein-coding genes within it:
- a CDS encoding ATP-binding protein, with the protein product MNAIIGRKKELEILQEIYESTEPQFLAVYGRRRIGKTFLISEFFKNKGIYFEITGMKEGSRAEQLFQFAYEFSRQFNQGKRITPPENWAQALNLLHEAVEKIEDKKIILFFDEVPWLASPRSKFLNALEHFWNRYISRKKNVVLIICGSSASWIIRNIINNKGGLYGRVTRKMRLLPFSLLETEKYLQSRHIELERKQIIDIYMAMGGVPKYLSYIARGKSAAQTINDVCFSLNGGLYNEFDNLYKSLFENYEHHIAIVKALAKAIDGLTKNELLNKTKLTSGGTSSRIIEELIDAGFLIHVPSFNKKKAGGIYRLIDEYSLFYLTWIIENSKIGLESVDSEFWIKKQSTSKWNTWSGCAFESLCLKHIQKIKKALGISGISTIESGWRYLPKKAIKEQGAQIDLVIDRADKCINLCEMKYSSSEFTIDKPYEEKLQNKKSVFRGQTETTKTLFVTMVTTYGVKKNAHYLSVVDNQLTMDDLF